TGTTATTCGGGCGCACTACCTCCGATCAAACGCCTATCCTTATGCGGTGATTGGGTTTCAGACGAATGGTGCGCCTGGGAAGCCCGGGAATCGACAATTCTATCGTCTGGGGATTTTCTTCGATCCCCAGGAGCTCGAGAGGAATGCCTGTCGAGGTCGTGACGAGTCTCGCGCTACCGCCTTGAATCCGAGCCACCGGTTTGCCGGCAATTTCCAACTCGGCGCCGCCGAGGCGATACCGCATGTTCAGGCGCAGCCCTGCGTCACTATACGTCTCCAATCGCGCTTCGCGCGCGGCGGGATGCGATGGACGCACGTTCCAGCAGATCGTGTCCCGCTCTTCGTGTACGCCTACAAGACGCCAGCTATATTCGATCATGACAAGTGCGGTGGGAGAATAGCCGGGAGCATCTTCTTGCGTGAAGGCGCCGGTGAGCGGATCGACCTGAGTTCGAATAGACAGATCCCGTTGAATGGCTTCGCACCATTTGCTCATCATCGTCCCGAATTCGGCAGTGCGGCCGTAATGATCGAACCAACGGCAGGCTCGCAAAGCTGTGAGCGCCTGAGCGGCACCGCCCCAGCTGTTGTTCGGGATCGGCCGGACGAAGGTCGGATCGTCGAGCGCGACGGACGGCAGCGGGAATGCGGCCCAGAATTTCTTCGGATTGTGGATCTGGCGTTCCCATAATGTCTCGAAGAGCGCCTGATCCGGCACATGCTCGCCGATCACTCGGGATAGAAGATCGCAATTCACCCGGACGAAACGATCCTGCGCATCGCGATCGTAGAAGGTGGCATCCACAGGATCATAGAGCGTGGAGATGATGGTGGAGCGCAAGGTCTCCGCCTCCGTCAGCCAGCGATCAGCGTCTGCAGACTTGCCAAGGGAGGTGGCCATCTCCGCCAAGGCGCGCCGGGCACCAAATGTGCTGGCAGACAGGTCGGGACATAGGCGCGGAAGCGATGCGATCGGATGATGCGTGCGGGCATTCTTGTTCGGGCATTGGTTGGGCATACCGGCCCAACGCGGGCTGTTGTCATGTCCGGTGTCATAGGTGCAGAACCCTTCGACCAGACCAGTCCCCCGCGTATCCCGATATTGCCTGAGCCAAGCGTCCCAGGCGGCGCACGCTTTGTAGGCCGTCGCAAGCAGTTCCTCGTCGCCGGTGCTGCGGGCAAGCTCCCAGGCAGTTGCAGCTATCGGCACGACCATCTGAATTTGGCCGAAACCGGTCTCGGTTCGCTTGTTATTGGCTGGAAGTTGGCCGTCCGCGCGCTGAAGATCGAAAAATGTTGTGTGGCTGTTTCGGGCGACATCTGGCCTGAACTTTCGGTAGACGAGCGCTTCGTGCGGCCCGCATTCCATCCAAATGCCTTGATAGACCGAGCCCTCGATCAGGACCGGTCCGTCGATATAGGGCATGACCTGAACATTGCCTGCCAGCACCGACAGCGCCTTGTCATAGGCGGCCTGCCATCGCGCATTCGCTATCGCGAACTTCGGCGCACGGTGATCCAACCGTGGCGAGGCCTGTGAAGCGCTCAACGGCGTCGCGTCAACACCGAGGACCGTTGCGGAAGCCACCGCACCTGTGGAGATCGTCAAAAACGCACGTCTGTCCACTCGATCTCACCTCTGATTTGCTAGGTCGATGTCACGTCTTTTATGCCGATGGCGAATAGTCGGAATGACCGACGGAAGTCGCCCCGGATGATAGCCAGGCCTGAGCTTTTCCCGCCTGTTCTATAATGAAACCTAGCACCCGAATTCGGCTTACAGCATGGTTTTCAGGAGAGCCGGCATGGTACTTTTCGTGACATTTTAGCTTACGACGCATGCGAAGAGTTTCAACTCAATCACCTAGTGATTGAGTTCGAATCCCTCCGCCCCGAGCTCGTGCCGCTGACGCCGCAGGCGATCGCGGTCCTGCGCGCTCTGGCCGCTCTCCGGTCATCGCAGGCCGGTCTTTCCAGCAATCGCCATGCCGATCGCCCGATGAGCGAGAATGCGATCGGCTATCTGCTCAACCGCGCCGGCTATCATGGCCACCACGTGCCCCACGGCTTCCGGGCCGCTTTCTCGACGATCATGAACGAGTGGGTCGAACGGCACGGCAAGGACCATGATCGCAAGGTCATCGATCTGATGCTCGCCCAAGGCCCAGGGGCCTCATGGGATCTTGACCCGCTCGCCGATCGACAGTGGACGGACTTTGGGCCTACGACGTCAACTTGCCCGATCTGCAGGCTTTCATCGCCTCTCGTGCAAACTTGTCGACCCAAGCGCCGCTGGAGGCTTCGATCCACGGTCGAATATGTTCGACGAGAGCCACATCCGCAATGAGCGTCGCAGCTTCAAAAACCGGTAGACTTACAGAATCACCAGACAGCGCCACGATCGCCCAAGGAAGGGCCAGCTCAGGATCGCGCTGCGCAAGACCCAAGAGAGCTTCCGCTCTGACTATCTCTTCCATGTCACTCATGGCATTGAGCAAAGCCTCTCGCACCTCAGGCGTATCGATGCTTTGCTGCGAAAGCAGCATCGTTGCCCAATCTCGGTTCGCAACCTCATTGTCCCGCATCAGGGCGATTAGACGACGCAGGTTATCATTGGCGGATGCACCTCCAGCAAGAGAGACATCCCCACCTATAATCGCGTTCAGAAATCCGAAGGTGGATAATAGTCTTCGCTCATGTGCCAATTTTATCATTCTCGCTGAGCGTCCGCCAACCATGCTATAGTCTTACAAGTCTCGCATCAGACACTTTCGAACCGGCCGCAAACTGAACGAATGGCCGAGAGTTCGAAGCAGCCGAGCATGACGCGGCCAGACCGAAGAACGTCTTGCCGGCCTTGCTGCCGGGCATAGGAGCCCGATCTGGTTTGGCGTGAGATCCCATGTTGCGACTTAACCGCGTGGACGCCCAAATATTCGATCCCGGAACTCGATGGTGCATCACCGAGGATCTCTATGCGATCGCGCCGATCTCCGTCTTCCACTTACAGTAGCGCTTCCCTGGCTAACGCACCGGTCGGCGGATTCAGGCTCAGAAGCGAAACCGTATACCGGCCTGAACCGATCTCGGAGCGCCCGGCGCGTAGAAGGTCGAGTTCACCAGCGGCCGCTCGCCGCCGATCACCGGGGTCGCGAACGGTCGCGCCACGAAATTGCCGCCGCCGTCGAATGCGGTCGCAGCCAGTTGCGCGGCGGTCGCATAATGTTTGTCGAGGATGTTGTTGACCTGCACGAACAGCGTCAGCGCCTTCACCGGGCGAAGCTCCGCGCCGACATTCACGACCGCGTAGGGATCGGTTTTGCCTGATCCGAGATAATAGACCCCATCCGGCCTGTGCTGCCCATTCTCGTTCCCGCGCGCGATCATGCTCGACACCGCGATCAGCTCGAGGTCGAGCGAGAACCTGCGGCTCACGTCCCAGCCGACCCCAGCCTTGATCGTGTGGCGCGGGATGAGCGGGATCCGGTCCCCCCGCGCAATGGCGATGTCGCCCCCGAAACCCGGCCCGGCATGATCGGCCGAACTGTTGGCCGATCCGTCGACCTGCTCGGCCGAGCGATAGGTGGCGTCGAGGAAGCTGTAATGGCCGGTCAGCCGGAAGGCGCCGACGCGGCCGGACAGATCGACATCGATTCCCTGGCGCCGCGTCTTCCCGAAATTGCGGAAATAACCGAAGCCCGAGGCATCGTCGGTCAGGAACAATATGTCGTTGCGGCTCACCGTGCGGAATGCGCCGACCCGCGCGCGGATACCGGCGAGGTCGGCATCGACGCCGCCTTCCACCGTGCGTGCCACCACCTGCTTCAGCGGCGGATCGCCGGCCAGCGCATTGGGCAGGCGGCAGGGATTTTCGGGATCCGCACAGCCCAGTTCGATCGCGGACGGCACGCGGCTGGTCTGCGCGACCGCAGCATCGAAGGCGAGCGCCTTCGTGATCGCATAGCGCACCGCAATCGCCGGATTGAGTCGGTCATAGGTCTGGTCGCTATCCAGAGAGCCGGATCCCCCGCCCGGCGTGATCCGGTCGCGGTTGCGGATCGCGGTGCGGTCGTAGCGCGTCGAGAGGTCGACATGCAGCCTGTCCGTCAGCTCGATCGCATCCAGCGCATAGGCGCTGAAAACCGTCGTCCGCCCGGTCATGTCCACGCGCGCGTCGAACGCATTTTCCGAATCCTGCGATCCGTCAGCAAAGGCGCCAGGGCCCGCCACCGTCACGATCGTGCGATCGGACGTGAGATAGCCGAACTGCGACAATTGGGTGAAATGCGCGCGGCCGGCCACGTAGTTGAGCCCCACCGTCAGCGCATTCTTCACGCCACCGATCGGCGTCACCAGTGTCACCTCGCCGGTCGCGCCCCATTCGCGCTGCGTGGTGCCGGATCGGTTGGCCAAGCCATCGCATTTCTCGTTCGGCTCGCTGTTGAGCAGGATGTTGGCGATGCAGCGCCATTTCGGGAAAGGCGTGTTGGCCTGCGTCTCGCCGCTTGTTGGGAAGCCCGTATAGCCGGCCCGCGCCAGCGCGGTGCGCTCCGCCGCGCTTGGCTGGTAGAGATTTTCGCCCAGCGCATCGTCATTCACGTCACCGTTGAAACCGCGCGTCCGGATATGCCGCCAGAAGATATTGCCGTTGACGCTCAGCCTGTCCGAGAAACGATGGCTGCCGGTCAGGTTGGCCAGCCAGGCGCGGTTCTTCGTCGTGTCGGGATAGGAATAGACACTGGCGCGGTCCGCTGCCAGCAGCCGCATCTCCTGCAGCCCGTTGCCGTTGAGATCGGTATCGGCATAGCTGCCCGACAGATGCACGGCTGTCGCCGCATCCGACCAGCCGACCTTGCCGAATAGTTGCTTCGCCTCTGACTGCGAAACGTCGCGCCAGCCCTTTTCCTTGAACCAGTCGCCACTCGCGAACCAGTCGATCCCGTTGCTCGCGCTGCCGCCCGCCTGCCCCTCCAGCATCTTGCGCCGGAACGAGCCGTAACTTCCCTCGATCTCATAGCCCGGATCGGAGGTGCCGTCCTTGGTGCGGATCGAAAGCGCGCCACCCAGCGAGTTTCGTCCGAACAGCGGATTGGAGCCGGGCACGAGGCTGACCGAGCGGATCGCCGATTTCGGGATCAGATCCCAGCTGACCACGTCGCCGAACGGCTGGTTCACGCGCACGCCGTCCTGATAGACGGACAGGCCCTGCGGCGTGCCGAGCAGGGGCGAGGCCGTGAAGCCGCGATAATTGATGTCGGGCTGCAGCGGATTGCCCTGCACCTCGTTGACGAAGACCCCACCCGCAACGCGTTTCAGATAATCGGTCAGGTCCGTGGCGTGCGAGCGCTCCAGTTCCTCGTCGCTCGCGGTCTGCGCCGGAAAGGCCAGCGCGCCCTCCCCCACGTTGGACAAGGGCGTGGGCGCCGTCACCACGATCTCGGACGGCGCCTGCACATGCGACGGATCAGTCTGCGCGAGCGCCGGCACCGCCGCCAGGCCCGTCGTGGCAAACAGATACAGACGCCTGCTCATCGAGCCTCTCCCCTTTTTTCGTTGGCCGGGAAGATAGCGTCAGGCGCGGGTGCGATCCTGAAAACGGCTTCAGGAAGACTGATACCTTGGGTCGGTCTCCGTGCCCCCGGTGAGGCGGAAGCCCTGCCCGCGCACGGTTTCGATCGTCACCGCCGTGCCCGCTGCCGCGAGGCGCCTGCGGAGCGACCCAATATGCACGTCCAGCGTATTGTCGGTGATGTGCGCTTCCTCGCCCCAAAGGGCATCGATCAGGCATTGGCGCCCGATCACCGCATCTTTCGCGCGCACCAGCTGCAGCAGAAGATCGAAGGCCTTGCCCCCGCACGGAAGGAGCCGCCCCCTGCAGCGGACCTCGCGCAGCACGCCGTCCACGGTCAGATCGTGGTGCCGCAGAGGCTCGGGCGCGCGCTCGGCCACGCGACGCTCGATCACGCGCAGCCGCGCGATCAGTTCCTCGAAGGCGAACGGCTTGGGCAGATAATCGTCGGCGCCCGCATCGAAGCCCTCCAGCCTGTCCTCCACCGCATCGCGCGCGGTCAGCATCATCACCGGGATATTGCCCGTCGCGCGCAGCATGCGGCAGATCTCCAGTCCGTCGCCGTCAGGCAGGCCCAGATCGAGCAGGACCGCATCGAAACAGCCCGTCTCCGCCAGCTCGGAAACCCGCGCGGCGGTCCGCTCCCACGCCACCCTGTGCCCGCGCGCGGCGAGGCCGCGGTTGACGAAGCGGCCGATGCCGGCATCGTCCTCCACCAGCAGGATATTCATGCCGCCTCCGCCAGCGGCAGGCTGATCGCGATCCGGCAGCCGCCGCCGATATCGTTCGCGGCACGGATGACGCCGCCATGTTGCTCCACCACCCAGCGGGCGAGCGCGAGCCCCAGCCCGGTGCCCCCGCGCATGCGGCCGGCGGCGGACTGATAATAGGCATCGAAGATCCGGGGCAGTTCGGCGGGCATCACGCCCGCGCCCTGATCCGCAATCTCGATCTCTGCGCATCCGTCGCGTTCCTGCACCAGCATGGAAAGCGTGCCGCCCATCGGCGAGAATTTGATGCCGTTGTCCAGCACCGCCAGCAGCGCCTGCCCCAGCCAGCGCGCGTCGCCCCGCACCGCCAGCGCGGGCGCGGACATGTTCAGCGCGAGGCGGACATCGGAGGACCGGGCGTACGGGGCCGCCGTATCGCCCGCAACGATGGCAAGCGCCACCAGATCGAGCGGCACGTGATCGAGCCTGAGGCGCCCGTCCTCCGCGCTCGCCAGTCCCAGCAATTCCTCGATCCGGTGCCCGAGAAAATCGGCGTTGGCGACCACATGGCCCAGCGCCTCGCGCAGATCGTCCGTGCTGGCGGCGGGGTCGGCCAGCGATACCTCCGCCTCGCCCCGCATCACCGTCACGGGCGTGCGGAGTTCGTGGCTCGCCTTGGCGAAGAACAGGCGCCGCGAGGCATCGATCGCGCGCAGGTCCGCCGTGCGCGCCTCCACCTCGTCCGTCAACCGCCGGTTCGCCCGGGTCAACGCGGCGCTTCCCGCCAACGCCGCCGCGATGGCGGCACCAGCCAGGATCGAAGCGAGGAATGCCGTGCGCCTGCGCAGGGTCGCCATCGCGGAGACGACTTCGGCCGCCTCGCGCTGCTCTCGGCGGGTGATGCGATCGGCTGTCGCGATCAACCGATCGCGCGGCCCGCCGGCTAGCGCCAGGGCGACGAGCCCGGCGGCCTCGTCCGCCTCGGCCTGCTGCGCCGCAAGCGCCGCAGGGCCGTCGAGCGAGCCGCGTTCGAGATCGATCGACGCGCGATAGTCGCGCGCGGCGCGCTCGATCGCATCGCGCGACGCCCACTCCGCCACCATCGCCTCAATCCGGGCGACATCCGCGAGTTGCGACTGCGCGATCATGGCGCGCTCCAGGTGACGGCCCGCCGCGCCCATACTCAGCAAGAAGGCGGCGAGCAACGCCACCAGAGACAGAATCAGCGCCGCCAGGAGCGCCGCACCCGCCAGTCTGGGCTGCGTCACGATCTGCCTCCCCCGGCGTTGGCTAGAGCGCCACGGCGCGCGAGATGACCGGCCCGATATCCGTGAAATTGGGCAGCTCGCCCCTCACGGCCGGGACCGTCGGCGATCCGAGCACCGCGTCGATCGCATCGCCCGATGCGAAGGTCAGCATCGCCACCGCCTTTTCGGCGCGCCTTCTCCGGCGGAGAAATAAGCCTCGGCCGAGGACAGACCATATTGCCGCGACGCCTTCACGACGAGCGGCAGCTGCGACGCGACATAATCTTCGCGATCGAACCGGCCGCCGCCGTCCCTGGGATAGGTGGCGAACAGCGCGGCGGTCATTTTGCGGACGCCAGCATCGGCGCCATCCGCTTCTTGGCCAGCGGCGGCAGCGCGACGGCGGCGGCCGCCGCCGCGTTCGGCGACGCGCCGGTGCCCACCTTCACCAGTGCGACCATTCCGATCGAAAAATGCGGCAGGCACTTGATGCCGTACAGGCCGGGCTTGGAGACGGTGAGAACATATTCCTTGTTCATGGCGCCGTTCGGCTCGCTCACGCCGTCGGGCATCATGCCGGCGATCGGCTGGGCATTATGGCCCATGTCCGTGGGCATGAAATGGATCTTGTCGCCGGGAGACGCCTGCACGAAGGCCGGCTCGAACACCATCATCCCGCCGCTCCCCTGATTT
This DNA window, taken from Sphingomonas sp. AP4-R1, encodes the following:
- a CDS encoding response regulator transcription factor, whose amino-acid sequence is MNILLVEDDAGIGRFVNRGLAARGHRVAWERTAARVSELAETGCFDAVLLDLGLPDGDGLEICRMLRATGNIPVMMLTARDAVEDRLEGFDAGADDYLPKPFAFEELIARLRVIERRVAERAPEPLRHHDLTVDGVLREVRCRGRLLPCGGKAFDLLLQLVRAKDAVIGRQCLIDALWGEEAHITDNTLDVHIGSLRRRLAAAGTAVTIETVRGQGFRLTGGTETDPRYQSS
- a CDS encoding cell wall metabolism sensor histidine kinase WalK; translation: MTQPRLAGAALLAALILSLVALLAAFLLSMGAAGRHLERAMIAQSQLADVARIEAMVAEWASRDAIERAARDYRASIDLERGSLDGPAALAAQQAEADEAAGLVALALAGGPRDRLIATADRITRREQREAAEVVSAMATLRRRTAFLASILAGAAIAAALAGSAALTRANRRLTDEVEARTADLRAIDASRRLFFAKASHELRTPVTVMRGEAEVSLADPAASTDDLREALGHVVANADFLGHRIEELLGLASAEDGRLRLDHVPLDLVALAIVAGDTAAPYARSSDVRLALNMSAPALAVRGDARWLGQALLAVLDNGIKFSPMGGTLSMLVQERDGCAEIEIADQGAGVMPAELPRIFDAYYQSAAGRMRGGTGLGLALARWVVEQHGGVIRAANDIGGGCRIAISLPLAEAA
- a CDS encoding alpha-L-rhamnosidase; the encoded protein is MTISTGAVASATVLGVDATPLSASQASPRLDHRAPKFAIANARWQAAYDKALSVLAGNVQVMPYIDGPVLIEGSVYQGIWMECGPHEALVYRKFRPDVARNSHTTFFDLQRADGQLPANNKRTETGFGQIQMVVPIAATAWELARSTGDEELLATAYKACAAWDAWLRQYRDTRGTGLVEGFCTYDTGHDNSPRWAGMPNQCPNKNARTHHPIASLPRLCPDLSASTFGARRALAEMATSLGKSADADRWLTEAETLRSTIISTLYDPVDATFYDRDAQDRFVRVNCDLLSRVIGEHVPDQALFETLWERQIHNPKKFWAAFPLPSVALDDPTFVRPIPNNSWGGAAQALTALRACRWFDHYGRTAEFGTMMSKWCEAIQRDLSIRTQVDPLTGAFTQEDAPGYSPTALVMIEYSWRLVGVHEERDTICWNVRPSHPAAREARLETYSDAGLRLNMRYRLGGAELEIAGKPVARIQGGSARLVTTSTGIPLELLGIEENPQTIELSIPGLPRRTIRLKPNHRIRIGV
- a CDS encoding TonB-dependent receptor, which encodes MSRRLYLFATTGLAAVPALAQTDPSHVQAPSEIVVTAPTPLSNVGEGALAFPAQTASDEELERSHATDLTDYLKRVAGGVFVNEVQGNPLQPDINYRGFTASPLLGTPQGLSVYQDGVRVNQPFGDVVSWDLIPKSAIRSVSLVPGSNPLFGRNSLGGALSIRTKDGTSDPGYEIEGSYGSFRRKMLEGQAGGSASNGIDWFASGDWFKEKGWRDVSQSEAKQLFGKVGWSDAATAVHLSGSYADTDLNGNGLQEMRLLAADRASVYSYPDTTKNRAWLANLTGSHRFSDRLSVNGNIFWRHIRTRGFNGDVNDDALGENLYQPSAAERTALARAGYTGFPTSGETQANTPFPKWRCIANILLNSEPNEKCDGLANRSGTTQREWGATGEVTLVTPIGGVKNALTVGLNYVAGRAHFTQLSQFGYLTSDRTIVTVAGPGAFADGSQDSENAFDARVDMTGRTTVFSAYALDAIELTDRLHVDLSTRYDRTAIRNRDRITPGGGSGSLDSDQTYDRLNPAIAVRYAITKALAFDAAVAQTSRVPSAIELGCADPENPCRLPNALAGDPPLKQVVARTVEGGVDADLAGIRARVGAFRTVSRNDILFLTDDASGFGYFRNFGKTRRQGIDVDLSGRVGAFRLTGHYSFLDATYRSAEQVDGSANSSADHAGPGFGGDIAIARGDRIPLIPRHTIKAGVGWDVSRRFSLDLELIAVSSMIARGNENGQHRPDGVYYLGSGKTDPYAVVNVGAELRPVKALTLFVQVNNILDKHYATAAQLAATAFDGGGNFVARPFATPVIGGERPLVNSTFYAPGAPRSVQAGIRFRF
- a CDS encoding pseudoazurin, with the protein product MRFATPLTIMLFSGAILAAPAFAKDITVQMKNQGSGGMMVFEPAFVQASPGDKIHFMPTDMGHNAQPIAGMMPDGVSEPNGAMNKEYVLTVSKPGLYGIKCLPHFSIGMVALVKVGTGASPNAAAAAAVALPPLAKKRMAPMLASAK
- a CDS encoding lyase, which translates into the protein MVGGRSARMIKLAHERRLLSTFGFLNAIIGGDVSLAGGASANDNLRRLIALMRDNEVANRDWATMLLSQQSIDTPEVREALLNAMSDMEEIVRAEALLGLAQRDPELALPWAIVALSGDSVSLPVFEAATLIADVALVEHIRPWIEASSGAWVDKFAREAMKACRSGKLTS